From the genome of Blautia pseudococcoides, one region includes:
- the purB gene encoding adenylosuccinate lyase yields MSTDRYQSPLSERYASREMQYIFSPDMKFRTWRRLWIALAETEKELGLNITQEQIAELKAHVDDINYDVAKEREKQVRHDVMSHVYAYGVQCPKAKGIIHLGATSCYVGDNTDIIVMTEALKLVKKKLINVIAELSKFADEHKALPTLAFTHFQPAQPTTVGKRATLWMQEFMLDLEDLDYVISTMKLLGSKGTTGTQASFLELFDGDQETIDKIDPMIAEKMGFKKCYPVSGQTYSRKVDTRVLNVLAGIAASAHKFSNDIRLLQHLKEVEEPFEKSQIGSSAMAYKRNPMRSERIASLSRFVMVDALNPAITSATQWFERTLDDSANKRLSVPEGFLAIDGILDLCLNVVDGLVVYPKVIEKRLRSELPFMATENIMMDAVKAGGDRQELHERIRELSMEAGKNVKVEGKENNLLELIAADPAFNMSLEDLQKTMEPSRYTGRAQVQVEAFLKSVVQPVLDENKEILGMNAEINV; encoded by the coding sequence ATGAGTACAGATAGATATCAAAGCCCATTATCCGAGCGCTACGCCAGCAGGGAAATGCAGTATATTTTCTCCCCGGACATGAAGTTCCGCACATGGAGAAGACTGTGGATCGCTTTGGCAGAGACAGAGAAAGAACTGGGGTTAAATATTACCCAGGAACAGATTGCCGAGCTGAAAGCCCATGTGGATGACATCAACTATGATGTGGCAAAAGAGAGGGAAAAACAGGTACGTCACGACGTTATGTCCCACGTATACGCATATGGTGTACAGTGTCCCAAGGCAAAAGGAATCATCCATCTGGGTGCAACCTCCTGTTATGTGGGTGACAACACGGATATTATTGTAATGACAGAAGCCCTGAAACTGGTCAAGAAGAAACTGATCAACGTCATCGCAGAGCTGTCTAAATTTGCGGACGAGCATAAGGCGCTCCCAACCCTGGCCTTCACACATTTCCAGCCTGCACAGCCTACCACGGTTGGCAAGAGGGCAACCCTGTGGATGCAGGAATTCATGCTGGATCTGGAAGATCTGGATTATGTCATAAGCACCATGAAGCTTCTCGGCTCCAAAGGTACAACAGGCACACAGGCCAGCTTCCTGGAACTGTTTGACGGTGACCAGGAGACCATTGACAAGATTGACCCTATGATCGCAGAGAAGATGGGATTCAAAAAATGCTACCCTGTATCAGGACAGACATACTCCAGGAAAGTGGATACCAGAGTGCTGAATGTGCTGGCAGGCATTGCAGCCAGTGCCCATAAGTTCTCCAATGATATCAGACTCCTGCAGCATTTAAAGGAAGTGGAAGAACCATTTGAGAAGAGCCAGATCGGTTCCTCAGCCATGGCTTACAAGAGAAACCCCATGAGAAGCGAGCGTATTGCTTCCCTGTCACGTTTCGTAATGGTAGATGCCCTGAATCCGGCGATCACTTCCGCTACCCAGTGGTTTGAGAGGACCCTGGATGACTCCGCTAACAAACGCCTCTCTGTTCCTGAAGGATTTCTGGCTATTGACGGTATCCTGGATCTGTGCCTGAATGTGGTGGACGGCCTTGTCGTATACCCGAAAGTGATTGAAAAACGTCTGAGAAGCGAACTGCCGTTCATGGCTACAGAGAACATTATGATGGATGCTGTTAAGGCAGGTGGGGACCGCCAGGAACTGCATGAGAGGATCCGTGAGCTGTCCATGGAGGCAGGAAAGAATGTGAAGGTAGAAGGAAAAGAGAATAACCTTCTGGAGCTGATCGCCGCAGACCCGGCATTCAATATGAGCCTGGAAGATCTGCAGAAGACCATGGAACCTTCCCGCTATACAGGTCGTGCCCAGGTACAGGTGGAGGCATTCCTGAAGAGTGTTGTGCAGCCTGTTCTGGATGAAAACAAAGAAATTCTGGGCATGAACGCAGAGATCAACGTATAA
- the purC gene encoding phosphoribosylaminoimidazolesuccinocarboxamide synthase: MKKLEQLYEGKAKKVFATDVDGVVIVDYKDDATAFNGEKKGTITGKGAINNRMTNYVFQQLEKEGVPTHFVEELSDRETAVKKVSIVPLEVIVRNVAAGSFSKRMGVEEGKQLLCPILEFSYKDDDLGDPFINDDYALALGLATQEEIDTIKSYTRKINEFLMKYFLNAGMKLIDFKIEFGKLADGTIILADEISPDTCRLWDVETNEKLDKDRFRRDMGNVEEAYNEVFKRLGLA; encoded by the coding sequence GTGAAGAAGTTAGAACAGCTTTATGAAGGAAAAGCAAAGAAAGTATTTGCAACGGATGTAGACGGCGTAGTGATCGTAGATTACAAAGATGATGCAACTGCATTCAACGGTGAGAAAAAAGGCACAATCACAGGCAAGGGCGCTATCAACAACCGCATGACAAACTATGTTTTCCAGCAGCTGGAAAAGGAAGGCGTGCCGACTCACTTCGTAGAAGAACTGAGTGACCGCGAGACAGCCGTGAAAAAAGTGAGCATCGTTCCTTTAGAGGTAATTGTTCGTAACGTGGCTGCAGGAAGCTTCTCCAAGAGAATGGGAGTGGAAGAAGGAAAACAGCTTCTCTGCCCAATCTTAGAATTCAGCTACAAAGATGATGACCTGGGCGACCCCTTCATCAACGATGACTATGCGCTGGCATTAGGACTGGCTACACAGGAAGAGATCGACACCATTAAATCATATACAAGAAAGATCAACGAATTTTTAATGAAATATTTCCTGAACGCAGGAATGAAGTTAATTGACTTCAAGATTGAATTCGGTAAATTAGCGGACGGAACCATCATCCTGGCTGATGAGATCTCACCGGATACCTGTCGTCTTTGGGATGTAGAGACAAATGAGAAGCTGGACAAAGACCGTTTCAGAAGAGACATGGGCAACGTAGAAGAGGCATATAACGAAGTTTTCAAACGTCTGGGCCTGGCTTGA
- a CDS encoding DUF5716 family protein has translation MNETRNIIAGLELGKEFSQICYYDRKEKEPVSLSVKTGSNQYTFSTRLSKRPRTEVWHFGMEADYFSTHEGEIPVDNLLEIWAQGEPAQIDGGWYRPEELLEIYLKGCLSVLGVAEPVRQIKTLMITVPDLNRVLVRKLQRVCSRLKFTSGQVLLQDYEESFYYYVMSKRPDNWNRMTGLFTFEKGKATFSRMVVDSQKKPMLVTVEHGKTITLPKDPDQKDVDFYQLIADSCGNDTYGGIYLVGDGFSKDWAVRSVPLLCKNQRHVYYGNNMYVKGACYAARERTEEKLLGTYLYVGNALVQNHVSMEMLIQGAKKNYTVAEAGRNWYETEHEFELLLDGRQDLEFMVKPMDGGEVRHYCMKLPGLPKRPDRTTRLRVHVMYESADTCIILVQDLGFGEMFPSSGLMWTERAVW, from the coding sequence ATGAATGAGACAAGAAATATTATTGCGGGCCTGGAACTGGGAAAGGAATTTTCCCAGATCTGCTATTATGACAGAAAAGAAAAAGAGCCGGTTTCTCTCTCCGTGAAGACAGGGAGCAATCAGTATACATTCTCAACCAGACTTTCCAAAAGGCCCAGGACTGAGGTGTGGCATTTTGGCATGGAGGCAGATTATTTCTCCACGCATGAGGGGGAGATCCCGGTGGACAATCTGCTGGAAATCTGGGCGCAGGGGGAACCGGCCCAGATTGACGGCGGCTGGTACAGACCGGAAGAGCTGCTGGAGATATATTTAAAAGGCTGCCTGTCTGTTCTGGGCGTGGCAGAGCCTGTAAGACAGATCAAGACACTGATGATCACAGTACCGGATTTGAACCGGGTGCTGGTGCGCAAGCTGCAGAGAGTGTGCAGCCGTCTGAAGTTTACTTCAGGGCAGGTGCTTCTGCAGGATTATGAGGAGAGCTTCTATTACTATGTGATGAGCAAAAGACCGGATAACTGGAACAGGATGACAGGACTTTTCACCTTTGAAAAGGGGAAAGCCACCTTTTCCCGCATGGTGGTTGACAGCCAGAAGAAACCCATGCTGGTCACAGTGGAGCACGGCAAGACCATAACCCTGCCAAAAGACCCGGATCAGAAAGATGTGGATTTTTACCAGTTGATCGCGGATTCCTGCGGGAACGACACATATGGGGGAATCTATCTGGTGGGCGACGGTTTTTCAAAAGACTGGGCAGTGAGAAGCGTACCTCTCCTGTGCAAGAACCAGCGCCATGTATATTATGGGAATAACATGTATGTGAAAGGTGCCTGCTATGCGGCCAGGGAGCGGACGGAGGAGAAGCTTCTGGGCACATACCTGTACGTGGGAAATGCCCTGGTGCAGAACCATGTGAGCATGGAAATGCTGATCCAGGGAGCAAAAAAGAATTACACGGTTGCTGAGGCGGGAAGAAACTGGTATGAGACAGAGCATGAGTTTGAGCTGCTTCTGGATGGCAGGCAGGACTTGGAATTCATGGTGAAACCCATGGACGGCGGTGAAGTCAGACATTACTGCATGAAACTGCCGGGACTTCCAAAGAGGCCTGACAGGACCACAAGACTCAGGGTACACGTCATGTATGAATCGGCAGATACCTGCATCATTCTGGTACAGGACCTGGGATTTGGGGAAATGTTCCCCTCAAGCGGTCTGATGTGGACCGAGAGAGCAGTGTGGTAG
- a CDS encoding tetratricopeptide repeat protein, translating to MSGYILCQIKRASLPFYIENISTNIYSIEELCYYLYHNIYLLDETIINEHLCDWIKNELGLLKLYQKLYRILEEERGAGDFILAVFREINYLTHEQFKKLNEELVVLEQLPDVARKKKKGDYLVDNRMYVNAIRIYEDALRSVDTGGLGGQYEGEIYHNMGCAYLHLFQMDEAKACFEKAYESLHTKLVLKHYLCTCRMLMEEAQWQGECAKMGADLDTCREIQMEMDERKISVPREKQEDMGDVLEKYTKEYHRSTGF from the coding sequence ATGAGCGGATACATATTATGTCAGATAAAGCGGGCTTCTCTTCCGTTTTATATTGAGAACATCAGCACAAATATCTACAGCATAGAAGAATTATGTTATTATCTCTACCACAACATCTATCTGCTGGATGAGACCATTATCAATGAACATCTCTGTGACTGGATAAAAAATGAACTGGGCCTTTTAAAACTCTATCAGAAGCTGTACCGTATCCTGGAGGAGGAGCGCGGTGCAGGGGACTTTATCCTGGCCGTATTCAGGGAGATCAATTATCTGACCCATGAGCAGTTCAAGAAGCTGAACGAGGAGCTTGTAGTCTTAGAGCAGCTTCCCGATGTGGCACGCAAGAAGAAAAAAGGCGACTATCTGGTTGACAACCGGATGTATGTCAATGCCATCCGCATCTATGAGGATGCACTCAGAAGTGTGGATACCGGCGGTCTGGGCGGACAGTATGAGGGTGAAATTTACCACAATATGGGCTGTGCCTATCTGCATCTCTTCCAGATGGATGAGGCAAAGGCCTGCTTTGAAAAAGCATATGAAAGTCTTCATACCAAACTGGTTCTGAAACATTATCTGTGTACCTGCAGGATGCTCATGGAGGAAGCCCAGTGGCAGGGAGAATGTGCCAAAATGGGAGCCGATCTGGATACCTGCAGGGAGATCCAAATGGAGATGGATGAGAGAAAAATCAGCGTTCCCCGGGAGAAACAGGAAGATATGGGGGATGTTTTGGAAAAATACACAAAAGAATACCACAGAAGCACAGGATTTTAG